In Alistipes sp. ZOR0009, the following are encoded in one genomic region:
- a CDS encoding SDR family oxidoreductase, which yields MQKTVLITGSSSGIGKATVKYFQERGWNVAATMRQPDKEQELRALPNVKLYTLDVTNNESIDNALQQVTTDFGRIDVLVNNAGYAAIGIFEAADRDIIQRQFNTNVFGLMAMSKAILPIFRKNKGGTIVNVASVGGRLCFPLYSLYHATKWAVDGFSESLQYELKPFNIKVRIIEPGLIKTDFYSRSQQVLAMNEEPEYEQLLSKGEKTISNFTQMGSNPETVAKCIYKAAISTSGKLRYPIAGGARLFLLMRWITPDRLFRTFVQKVYFGRKA from the coding sequence ATGCAAAAAACCGTACTCATCACCGGCTCTTCAAGCGGAATAGGAAAAGCCACCGTGAAATATTTTCAAGAAAGAGGCTGGAATGTAGCAGCAACTATGCGCCAGCCTGATAAAGAACAAGAGCTTCGCGCTTTGCCTAATGTAAAACTCTACACATTAGATGTTACCAATAACGAAAGCATAGATAACGCCCTACAGCAAGTAACAACGGATTTTGGTCGTATTGATGTACTAGTAAACAATGCTGGCTATGCGGCCATTGGCATCTTCGAGGCTGCAGACAGGGATATCATTCAACGTCAATTCAACACCAACGTATTTGGACTTATGGCAATGTCTAAAGCAATTCTTCCTATTTTTAGAAAGAACAAGGGGGGAACTATCGTTAATGTAGCCTCGGTAGGAGGGCGCCTTTGCTTCCCGTTGTATAGCCTATATCATGCTACGAAATGGGCTGTTGATGGTTTTTCAGAATCGCTACAATACGAACTTAAACCATTTAATATAAAAGTTCGTATCATAGAGCCAGGACTTATTAAAACCGATTTCTACAGCCGCTCACAGCAGGTACTAGCCATGAACGAAGAACCTGAATATGAGCAGCTGCTTTCTAAAGGAGAAAAAACGATCTCCAACTTTACCCAAATGGGCTCGAATCCCGAGACGGTTGCTAAATGCATCTATAAGGCTGCCATCTCCACTAGCGGAAAGCTGCGCTATCCCATAGCAGGAGGAGCTCGACTGTTTCTTCTTATGCGTTGGATTACCCCCGATCGCTTATTCAGAACTTTTGTACAAAAAGTATACTTCGGTCGCAAAGCCTAA